The Micropterus dolomieu isolate WLL.071019.BEF.003 ecotype Adirondacks unplaced genomic scaffold, ASM2129224v1 contig_13418, whole genome shotgun sequence genome contains a region encoding:
- the LOC123966429 gene encoding high affinity immunoglobulin gamma Fc receptor I-like, producing the protein MSNRAVVTLQPNWLQIFSGETFTVRCEIQAGGDTKWTYEWTPDELNRPTTDNEYRIIRATVSHSGDYSCKGRRDSYSSTEWSDVIKLTVSSQIPKAELSADRRDFPAGGSVTLSCSVNPSSGWKYFWYRGEKTSEPLNTQDAPFISDGQISVSQGGLYWCRGGRGDPVYYTEDSDAVSISKIITNRAVVTLQPNWSEIYSGETISLRCEIKDGGDTEWEYEWKTPSSYKPLKDSEYRIRSAYSSHSGDYRCKGRMKSAQQSSTDWSDPVKLTVSDNRPQPVLTVSPSWLSPGASVTLSCRVKDPSAGWRFFWFKAVPKLSDYSYSHELLPGSSNGTEQDSYIVHGQTHTAGYKCRAGRGDPVYYTYYSEPKFVWSA; encoded by the exons TGTCCAACAGGGCCGTTGTGACTCTCCAACCCAACTGGCTTCAGATCTTCAGTGGTGAGACGTTCACTGTCAGATGTGAGATCCAGGCAGGAGGAGACACTAAATGGACGTATGAATGGACACCAGACGAATTAAACAGACCTACAACAGACAATGAATACAGGATCATCAGAGCTACTGTGTCCCACAGTGGAGACTACAGCTGTAAGGGTAGAAGAGACTCATATTCCTCAACAGAGTGGAGTGATGTCATCAAATTGACAGTATCGT caCAGATACCAAAGGCTGAACTGAGCGCTGACAGGAGAGACTttccagcagggggcagtgtGACCCTGAGCTGCTCTGTGAACCCGTCATCTGGTTGGAAATACTTCTggtacagaggagagaaaacctCTGAACCCCTGAACACACAAGATGCTCCCTTCATCTCAGATGGACAAATCAGTGTCTCACAGGGAGGACTCTACTggtgcagaggaggaagaggagacccAGTTTACTACACAGAGGACAGTGATGCAGTCAGTATTAGCAAAATTA TCACAAACAGGGCTGTTGTGACTCTGCAACCAAACTGGTCTGAGATATACTCAGGAGAGACGATCAGTCTGAGATGTGAGATCAAGGACGGAGGAGACACTGAGTGGGagtatgaatggaaaacaccCAGCTCATACAAACCTTTAAAAGACAGTGAATACAGGATTAGATCTGCTTACTCATCCCACAGTGGAGACTACAGGTGTAAGGGCAGAATGAAAAGTGCACAGCAGTCTTCAACAGACTGGAGTGATCCTGTCAAATTAACAGTATCAGACA ATAGACCCCAGCCTGTCCTCACTGTGTCTCCATCCTGGCTGAGTCCTGGAGCCTCAGTAACTCTGAGCTGCAGAGTTAAAGATCCATCTGCAGGATGGAGGTTCTTCTGGTTTAAGGCTGTTCCCAAACTATCAGACTACTCCTACAGCCATGAGCTGCTACCTGGCAGCAGCAACGGGACTGAACAGGATTCCTACATCGTTcatggacagacacacacagcaggataTAAGTGCAGAGCTGGAAGAGGAGATCCAGTGTATTACACTTATTACAGTGAACCAAAGTTTGtctggtctgcag